The following are encoded together in the Bradyrhizobium sp. CCGUVB1N3 genome:
- a CDS encoding iron-containing alcohol dehydrogenase, with protein sequence MTSLSAPIEIIRPEVIEFGSGTIAAVARFAREKGVRRPLVVADAFNAARVDLLGLPGEVTVFGEVKPEPDVPNLEKALGVARAARPDLVVGFGGGSAMDLAKLVAVLCTGEQKLADVVGPDKVAGRAVALIQVPTTSGTGSEGGIRALVTDPATRNKLAVQSRFMLADLAVVDPDLTMTVPPPVTAATGVDALAHCAEAFTSRKAHPTIDLYALEGIRLVGRYLARAVKDGADREARAALSLASLYGGFCLGPVNTTAGHAVAYPLGTRHHIAHGLACAVIFPHTLAFNMPAVEAKTEAVLEALGAPATKDPAAAFEAAYKFCADLGIEMKLSALGVPADDLGAMADEAHAIRRLLDNNPRDLGRDAILKMYQTAF encoded by the coding sequence ATGACCAGCTTGTCTGCACCGATCGAAATCATCCGTCCGGAAGTGATCGAGTTCGGATCCGGCACCATCGCTGCGGTGGCGCGGTTCGCACGCGAGAAGGGCGTGCGGCGTCCGCTCGTCGTCGCCGACGCCTTCAACGCCGCGCGCGTCGACCTGCTCGGGCTGCCGGGCGAGGTGACCGTGTTCGGCGAGGTCAAGCCGGAGCCGGACGTTCCCAATCTGGAGAAGGCGCTTGGCGTCGCGCGCGCGGCGCGTCCGGATCTCGTGGTCGGCTTCGGCGGCGGCAGCGCGATGGATCTCGCCAAGCTCGTCGCCGTGCTCTGCACCGGCGAGCAGAAGCTCGCCGATGTCGTCGGTCCCGACAAGGTGGCGGGTCGCGCCGTCGCGCTGATCCAGGTGCCGACCACCTCAGGCACCGGCAGCGAGGGCGGCATCCGCGCACTCGTCACCGATCCCGCGACCCGCAACAAGCTCGCCGTGCAGAGCCGCTTCATGCTGGCCGACCTCGCGGTCGTCGATCCCGACCTCACCATGACCGTTCCGCCGCCGGTTACGGCTGCGACTGGCGTCGATGCGCTCGCACATTGCGCCGAGGCCTTCACCAGCCGCAAGGCACATCCGACCATCGATCTCTATGCGCTCGAAGGCATCCGCCTCGTCGGCCGCTATCTCGCGCGCGCGGTCAAGGACGGTGCGGATCGCGAGGCGCGGGCTGCGCTGTCATTGGCGTCGCTCTATGGCGGCTTCTGCCTGGGTCCGGTGAACACCACCGCCGGCCACGCGGTGGCCTATCCGCTCGGCACCCGCCATCACATCGCCCATGGCCTCGCCTGCGCGGTGATCTTCCCGCACACGCTGGCGTTCAACATGCCGGCGGTGGAAGCGAAGACGGAGGCCGTGCTGGAGGCGCTGGGCGCGCCGGCGACCAAGGATCCTGCGGCTGCGTTCGAGGCGGCCTACAAGTTCTGCGCGGATCTCGGCATCGAGATGAAGTTGTCAGCGCTCGGCGTGCCCGCGGACGACCTTGGCGCCATGGCCGACGAGGCCCACGCGATCCGTCGCCTTCTCGACAACAATCCGCGCGATCTCGGTCGCGATGCGATCCTGAAGATGTACCAGACGGCGTTCTGA
- the pdxA gene encoding 4-hydroxythreonine-4-phosphate dehydrogenase PdxA, giving the protein MTHPHLAITMGDPAGIGPEIIIKACEKLRSRIEAGDLRLLIIGSGAALKNAAVQLAAKLDIPEVRASDRDWPNLCFLQADDEGEPIKPGVLTADGGRFAFKAVEQGVRLTQAGRIGGIVTAPLNKEALNKAGFHYPGHTEMLAELTGVKGSVMMLAHGNMRVSHVSTHVALQDVPKRLTPERLRYVIDLTDKALRGLGLSRPKIAVAALNPHAGEGGLFGRQDIDVSEPTIAKAVADGLNIVGPVPGDTVFVKLRAGQYDAVIAMYHDQGHIPVKLLGFEVDPATGRWQELSGVNITLGLPIIRTSVDHGTAFDIAGKGIANERSLIEAIEYAERLAASATRA; this is encoded by the coding sequence ATGACCCATCCGCATCTCGCCATCACCATGGGCGATCCCGCCGGGATCGGTCCGGAGATCATCATCAAGGCCTGCGAGAAGCTGCGATCGCGGATCGAAGCCGGTGATCTCCGGCTGTTGATCATCGGCAGCGGCGCAGCATTGAAGAATGCGGCCGTGCAACTGGCCGCGAAACTCGACATCCCCGAGGTGCGCGCGTCGGACAGGGACTGGCCGAACCTGTGCTTTCTCCAGGCCGATGATGAAGGCGAGCCGATCAAGCCTGGCGTGCTGACGGCCGACGGCGGCCGCTTCGCCTTCAAGGCGGTGGAGCAGGGCGTGCGCCTGACACAGGCCGGGCGGATCGGTGGGATCGTCACCGCGCCCTTGAACAAGGAGGCGCTCAACAAGGCCGGCTTCCACTATCCCGGCCATACCGAGATGCTGGCCGAGCTTACCGGCGTCAAGGGCTCCGTGATGATGCTTGCCCATGGCAACATGCGCGTCAGCCATGTCTCCACCCATGTCGCGCTCCAGGACGTGCCGAAGCGGCTGACGCCGGAGCGTCTGCGCTACGTCATCGATCTCACCGACAAGGCGCTGCGTGGTCTTGGCCTATCGAGGCCGAAGATCGCCGTGGCCGCGCTCAATCCGCACGCCGGCGAGGGCGGACTGTTCGGACGCCAGGACATCGACGTCTCCGAGCCGACGATCGCGAAGGCCGTTGCCGATGGACTGAATATCGTCGGCCCGGTGCCGGGCGATACCGTGTTCGTGAAACTGCGCGCCGGCCAATACGATGCCGTGATTGCGATGTATCACGACCAGGGACACATCCCGGTCAAGCTGCTCGGCTTCGAGGTCGATCCTGCTACCGGCCGCTGGCAGGAGCTGTCCGGTGTTAACATCACGCTGGGGCTGCCGATCATTCGCACCTCGGTCGACCACGGCACCGCCTTCGATATCGCCGGCAAGGGCATCGCCAACGAGCGCAGCCTGATCGAGGCGATCGAATATGCCGAACGTCTTGCTGCCAGCGCGACGCGCGCGTGA
- a CDS encoding four-carbon acid sugar kinase family protein produces MRPSLRLLADDLTGALDTAAEFVGVCGPLQVTWAEALPSQRPACLAIDTGTRERDRAESVAIVERLAPLLRDGAIAYKKVDSLLRGAWAAELGACLRSGPWRSCIVAPAFAYQGRRTFGGQQYARAHDGSWSRVGENLLAQLTAEGLDAQTGRFDTDLPAGISVFDAESEDDLDRIVAIGRRASQPVLWCGSGGLAGALARGSDASAPSVLRKPVLGLFGSDQPATAAQLAACGEAVVALAETREDNAGLVRRKLGTEGVALAKFDLPSGLSRGEAARRIARGLTLLTTALEPPGTLIVAGGETLRALCLALGANALEVTGRIMPGLPCSIIRGGRWDGVAVISKSGAFGAPNLWRTLLQDSQLINERHDI; encoded by the coding sequence GTGAGGCCATCGCTCCGCCTTCTCGCCGATGATCTGACCGGTGCGCTGGATACGGCCGCCGAGTTCGTTGGCGTGTGCGGACCGCTTCAAGTGACATGGGCAGAGGCGCTGCCTTCGCAACGTCCCGCCTGCCTCGCGATCGATACCGGCACGCGGGAGCGCGACAGGGCGGAGAGTGTTGCGATCGTCGAGCGCCTCGCGCCGCTGCTGCGCGACGGGGCGATCGCCTACAAGAAGGTCGATAGCCTGTTGCGCGGCGCCTGGGCGGCCGAGCTCGGGGCGTGCCTGCGATCGGGGCCATGGAGATCCTGCATCGTGGCTCCGGCTTTCGCCTATCAGGGTCGTCGCACCTTTGGCGGCCAGCAATATGCGCGCGCGCATGACGGGAGCTGGTCGCGGGTCGGCGAGAACCTGCTGGCGCAACTCACGGCCGAGGGGCTCGACGCGCAGACCGGGCGGTTTGATACCGATTTGCCGGCCGGCATCAGCGTCTTCGACGCCGAGAGCGAGGATGATCTCGATCGCATCGTCGCGATCGGACGCCGCGCGTCGCAGCCGGTCCTGTGGTGCGGCAGCGGTGGGCTTGCAGGCGCGCTCGCACGCGGCAGCGATGCGTCAGCGCCGTCGGTATTGCGCAAGCCGGTCCTCGGGCTGTTCGGATCGGACCAGCCTGCGACGGCCGCACAGCTTGCGGCTTGCGGCGAGGCCGTCGTCGCGCTTGCGGAAACTCGCGAAGACAACGCCGGATTGGTTCGCCGCAAGCTCGGTACGGAAGGCGTTGCGCTGGCGAAGTTCGACCTCCCGTCCGGTCTGTCCCGCGGTGAGGCGGCGCGCCGCATCGCGCGCGGACTCACGTTGCTGACGACGGCGCTGGAGCCGCCGGGCACGCTGATCGTCGCGGGCGGCGAGACCTTACGGGCGCTGTGCCTTGCGCTAGGCGCAAACGCGCTCGAGGTGACCGGACGCATCATGCCGGGTCTGCCATGCTCGATCATTCGCGGCGGCCGCTGGGACGGCGTCGCGGTGATCTCGAAATCAGGCGCCTTCGGCGCGCCGAACTTGTGGCGCACGCTGTTGCAGGACAGTCAGTTGATCAACGAAAGACATGACATATGA
- a CDS encoding dihydrodipicolinate synthase family protein has protein sequence MDVQPKGVFCAALTPLDADLAPDHAVFVKHCLRLLSEGCDGIALLGTTGEANSFSASERKALIESVVRAGIAPSKLLPGTGVPALTETVELTRHALSLGVTTVVMLPPFYYKDITDEGLYASYSEVIQRVADVRLKVVLYHIPQMSHQPIPHAVIARLRAAYPDVIVGIKDSSGDFANMTAMIEKFPGFAVLAGADPLLLPLLKKGGAGCITATSNLVARELAYVFRHYNDDDAALEAAQNRIIKARERVSVFPQIASLKTLLAQETGHAGWRRLRPPLLPLSQENADKLLATGLVKEQV, from the coding sequence ATGGACGTTCAGCCCAAAGGCGTATTTTGCGCGGCGTTGACGCCGCTGGATGCCGATCTTGCGCCGGATCATGCCGTCTTCGTCAAGCATTGTCTCCGTCTCCTCAGCGAAGGCTGTGACGGCATCGCGTTGCTGGGCACGACCGGTGAAGCGAACTCGTTTTCGGCGAGCGAACGCAAGGCGCTGATCGAGAGCGTCGTCCGCGCGGGGATCGCGCCGTCAAAGCTCCTGCCCGGAACCGGCGTGCCGGCGTTGACCGAGACCGTCGAACTGACGCGACATGCCCTCTCGCTCGGTGTCACCACCGTCGTGATGCTGCCGCCGTTCTACTACAAGGACATCACCGACGAGGGGCTGTATGCCTCCTACAGCGAGGTCATTCAGCGTGTCGCTGATGTCAGACTCAAGGTCGTGCTCTATCACATCCCCCAGATGTCGCATCAGCCGATCCCGCACGCGGTGATCGCCCGGCTGCGCGCGGCCTATCCGGACGTCATCGTCGGCATCAAGGACTCCTCCGGCGACTTCGCCAACATGACCGCGATGATCGAGAAGTTCCCGGGTTTTGCGGTGCTTGCAGGCGCCGATCCGCTGCTGCTGCCGCTTCTGAAGAAGGGCGGTGCGGGCTGCATCACTGCAACCTCGAATTTGGTGGCGCGTGAGCTCGCTTACGTATTCCGTCATTATAACGACGATGACGCCGCGCTCGAGGCGGCGCAGAACCGCATCATCAAGGCGCGCGAGCGCGTGTCCGTGTTCCCGCAGATTGCTTCGCTGAAGACGCTGCTGGCGCAAGAGACGGGGCACGCCGGCTGGCGCCGGCTGCGGCCGCCGCTGCTGCCGTTGTCGCAGGAGAACGCCGACAAGCTTCTGGCCACAGGGCTCGTCAAGGAGCAGGTGTGA
- a CDS encoding IclR family transcriptional regulator, with protein sequence MAKTTSPADNPKNFVNSVAKAFAVLKSFSAEEFELTITEIAERAEMDRGTAFRLVQTLVKLGYLHANEATRHYRLSLKCLDLGYTALSAGNLRGQAEPLLRELVPALGDAASLGVLDGSDVVYLARVSAGLDRHKIDRRPGSRIKAYAAALGHVMLAGLPKNEQIARLEATERIKLSERTVTDLKALLTRLDQVRKQGYAVSDGENAYGLRTLAAPVFGPDKSIVAGISLTVDANRIDIKTFEKSALPEVLRVAKLLTNAVQMSG encoded by the coding sequence TTGGCCAAAACCACATCGCCAGCCGACAATCCCAAGAATTTCGTGAACTCGGTGGCCAAGGCCTTCGCAGTGCTGAAGAGTTTTTCGGCCGAAGAGTTCGAACTGACGATCACGGAGATTGCCGAGCGCGCCGAGATGGACCGCGGCACGGCGTTCCGCCTGGTGCAGACGCTGGTCAAGCTCGGCTACCTCCATGCCAATGAGGCGACGCGCCATTATCGTCTCAGCCTGAAGTGCCTCGATCTCGGCTACACGGCGCTCTCCGCCGGGAATTTGCGCGGCCAGGCCGAACCGCTGCTGCGCGAACTTGTCCCGGCGCTCGGTGACGCCGCCTCGCTCGGCGTTCTCGACGGCAGCGACGTCGTCTACCTCGCGCGCGTCAGCGCCGGCCTCGACCGCCACAAGATCGATCGCAGGCCGGGCAGCCGGATCAAGGCCTACGCCGCCGCGCTCGGCCACGTCATGCTTGCGGGCCTGCCGAAAAACGAGCAGATCGCGCGGCTCGAGGCCACCGAGCGGATCAAATTGTCGGAGCGCACGGTGACGGATCTGAAGGCGTTGCTCACGCGGCTCGATCAGGTGCGCAAGCAAGGTTATGCCGTCTCAGACGGCGAAAACGCCTATGGCCTGCGCACCCTCGCCGCACCCGTGTTCGGCCCCGACAAATCCATCGTGGCCGGTATCAGCCTCACCGTCGACGCCAACCGCATCGATATCAAGACGTTCGAGAAATCGGCGCTGCCAGAGGTGCTGCGCGTCGCCAAGCTCCTGACCAACGCGGTCCAGATGAGCGGCTAA
- a CDS encoding sodium:solute symporter family protein: MQAILNGESTLIVTMIAAYTAFTSWLTIKLRSKTSDQFMTGARAMPAVVVGVLMMSEFVGAKSTVGTAQEAFQSGMAAGWAVLGASIGFLLFGFLMVKKLYNSGEYTISAAIAQKYGKSTMLTVSVIMIYALLLVNVGNYVSGAAAIATSLHISLPVAMCIIAVVSTFYYVFGGLKGVAWVTILHSAIKVVGILIIFAVAMSLTGGIAPMQAKLPAYYFSWDGKIGFTTIFAWTFGTVGAIFSTQFIVQAISSTPSADDARKATFYAAAFCLPLGFLLALIGVAAKFLYPDMNSLYALPVFLEKMPPLASAFVTTSLVASIFVSVCTVALAIASLVVRDFYVPYWKPTPERELKMTRVFSVVIGIAPLVFVFFIPEILKLSFFTRALRLSITIVAMMGFYLPLFASNRGATAGLIGAAVSTTVWYLLGNPFGIDNMYIAAATPLVVMAIERLVLGRPPAERAAPTAAQANTLVERTSA, translated from the coding sequence ATGCAAGCCATCCTCAATGGAGAAAGCACGCTCATCGTCACGATGATCGCCGCCTACACCGCCTTCACGTCGTGGCTCACGATCAAGCTGCGAAGCAAGACGAGCGATCAGTTCATGACCGGGGCGCGCGCCATGCCCGCGGTGGTCGTCGGCGTGCTGATGATGTCCGAGTTCGTCGGCGCCAAGTCGACCGTCGGCACAGCGCAGGAAGCGTTTCAGTCCGGCATGGCCGCCGGATGGGCCGTGCTCGGCGCCTCGATCGGCTTCCTTCTGTTCGGGTTCTTGATGGTGAAGAAGCTCTACAATTCCGGCGAATACACGATCTCGGCCGCGATCGCGCAGAAATACGGCAAGTCGACCATGCTCACCGTGTCGGTGATCATGATCTACGCGCTGCTGCTCGTGAACGTCGGCAACTATGTCAGCGGCGCAGCAGCCATCGCCACCTCGCTGCATATCAGCCTGCCCGTTGCAATGTGCATCATCGCCGTGGTCTCTACGTTCTATTACGTGTTCGGCGGCCTGAAGGGCGTGGCCTGGGTCACGATCCTGCACAGTGCCATCAAGGTCGTCGGCATCCTCATCATCTTCGCGGTCGCAATGTCGTTGACCGGCGGGATCGCGCCGATGCAGGCGAAGCTGCCGGCCTATTACTTCAGCTGGGACGGCAAAATCGGCTTCACGACCATCTTTGCCTGGACCTTCGGTACGGTCGGCGCGATCTTCTCGACGCAGTTCATCGTGCAGGCGATCTCCTCGACGCCGAGCGCCGATGACGCCCGCAAGGCGACCTTCTACGCGGCCGCGTTCTGTCTCCCGCTCGGCTTCCTGCTCGCCCTGATCGGCGTTGCGGCCAAATTCCTCTATCCGGACATGAACAGCCTCTACGCGCTGCCGGTATTCTTGGAGAAGATGCCGCCGCTGGCCTCCGCCTTCGTGACGACCTCGCTGGTCGCCTCGATCTTCGTCAGCGTCTGCACGGTCGCGCTCGCGATCGCCTCCCTCGTGGTGCGCGACTTCTATGTCCCCTACTGGAAGCCGACGCCGGAGCGCGAGCTGAAGATGACCCGCGTATTCTCGGTCGTGATCGGCATCGCGCCGCTGGTGTTCGTGTTCTTCATTCCCGAGATCCTCAAGCTGTCGTTCTTCACGCGCGCGCTCAGGCTGTCGATCACCATCGTCGCCATGATGGGCTTCTATCTGCCGCTGTTTGCCAGTAACCGCGGCGCGACCGCGGGCCTGATCGGGGCCGCGGTCTCGACGACGGTCTGGTATCTGCTCGGAAATCCCTTCGGCATCGACAACATGTACATCGCAGCGGCGACGCCCCTGGTCGTGATGGCGATCGAGCGTCTCGTGCTCGGCCGCCCGCCCGCTGAGCGCGCCGC